One Esox lucius isolate fEsoLuc1 chromosome 1, fEsoLuc1.pri, whole genome shotgun sequence genomic region harbors:
- the fbxo46 gene encoding F-box only protein 46, which translates to MDRDTFSHIRLWCPRPFGTYSQNKPRGTGVGGAASLCKADAAGRTLLDDGGDAEDRAGGEDAGSENTPPEAEPPTPPAPPPPTPPPSGGTQMEDGRVLLDTWYVIKPGNTKEKIAFFVAHQFSGAGLPRPSAMKVKGNWATDCTKAKRRRRCSSYDPPARAQAHVAPEPSPAVVPAPEGGASETDLLSVAEMVALVEQRTAMALQGMVGQTAPLNPQHTLLRGTPSDPVVFLSESPGAPPPPTHSASEEESEEEQQESWRVAQAVAHFESQRQPLEDTTLRPTAGPDSSQRERSGDSHGRGEVRIAFRVSSLDPRSQSEPAGRPRCMFMSCGGGGGQTGARSKEKITCDLYQLVSPSSRDPSLLLAGSPKADPHGEGHADRPTSSSPDPSADLSVGDKKPAVRERVTGFHVEVVVTGAVDQCVFYGKDSTENVQEETVCFAMPGGTSPADSSEDPPPGQLFFLQPQRGSDEGTGGSSGMCSLDCVNNNGPAGAAADRPDSPLAGAEDRSDPSLCRLYRHVSHDFLEIRFQIQRLLEPRQYMLLLPDHIMVNIFSYLPTRSLAALKCTCYDFKVLIETYGVRATDSRWNQDPLYRDDPCKQCKRQYERGDVSLCRWHPKPYHHDLPYGRSYWMCCRRTDKDTPGCRVGLHDNNWVLQPCELVQTRAKREDGR; encoded by the coding sequence ATGGACAGAGACACCTTCTCCCACATCCGGCTGTGGTGCCCGCGGCCCTTCGGCACCTACTCCCAGAACAAGCCCCGCGGCACGGGGGTCGGAGGCGCGGCGTCCCTCTGCAAGGCCGACGCCGCGGGGCGCACGCTGCTGGACGACGGGGGGGATGCGGAGGACCGGGCCGGCGGAGAGGATGCCGGCTCTGAGAACACGCCGCCGGAAGCCGAACCACCGACCCCGCCGGCAcctcctccccccacccctccccccagcgGCGGCACTCAGATGGAGGACGGCAGGGTGCTGCTGGACACCTGGTATGTCATCAAGCCTGGCAACACCAAGGAGAAGATCGCCTTCTTTGTGGCCCACCAGTTCAGCGGGGCAGGCCTGCCCCGACCCAGCGCCATGAAGGTCAAGGGGAACTGGGCCACGGACTGCACCAAGGCCAAGCGGCGGCGGCGCTGCTCCTCCTACGACCCGCCCGCCCGGGCCCAGGCCCACGTCGCCCCCGAACCCTCGCCGGCGGTGGTGCCCGCCCCGGAGGGCGGAGCGAGCGAGACGGACCTGCTGTCCGTGGCGGAGATGGTTGCCCTGGTGGAGCAGCGTACGGCTATGGCGCTGCAGGGCATGGTAGGGCAGACCGCCCCGCTGAACCCACAGCACACACTACTGCGGGGCACGCCCTCCGACCCCGTTGTGTTCCTGTCCGAGAGCCCCGgcgccccgcccccccccacgCACAGCGCCTCGGAGGAGGAGAGCgaggaggagcagcaggagTCGTGGCGTGTGGCCCAGGCGGTCGCTCATTTTGAATCCCAGCGGCAGCCCCTGGAGGACACAACGCTGAGGCCCACGGCGGGGCCGGACTCCTCCCAGAGGGAGCGGAGCGGGGACTCCCATGGCCGAGGGGAAGTGAGGATCGCATTCCGGGTGTCCAGCCTGGACCCTCGATCGCAGTCGGAGCCCGCGGGCCGGCCTCGCTGTATGTTCATGAGCTGCGGGGGAGGAGGGGGCCAGACGGGGGCGAGGTCCAAGGAGAAGATCACCTGTGACCTCTACCAGCTGGTCAGCCCTTCGTCACGAGACCCCAGCCTTCTGCTGGCTGGCTCCCCGAAGGCCGACCCCCATGGGGAGGGCCACGCGGATCGGCCCACCTCCAGCAGCCCCGACCCCAGCGCTGACCTCAGCGTTGGGGACAAGAAGCCCGCGGTCCGCGAGCGGGTGACTGGCTTCCACGTGGAGGTGGTGGTCACCGGGGCGGTGGACCAGTGTGTGTTCTACGGTAAGGACAGCACGGAGAACGTGCAGGAGGAGACGGTGTGTTTCGCCATGCCCGGCGGGACCAGCCCGGCCGACAGCTCCGAGGACCCGCCTCCCGGACAGCTGTTCTTTCTGCAGCCCCAGAGGGGCTCGGATGAGGGCACCGGCGGCAGCAGTGGAATGTGCTCCTTGGACTGCGTCAATAACAACGGCCCGGCGGGGGCCGCCGCCGACCGGCCAGACTCGCCGCTCGCCGGCGCGGAGGACCGCTCGGACCCGTCCCTGTGCCGCCTCTACCGACACGTCTCGCACGACTTCCTCGAGATCCGCTTCCAGATCCAGAGGCTGCTGGAGCCCCGCCAGTACATGCTGCTGCTGCCCGACCACATCATGGTGAACATCTTCAGCTACCTGCCCACGCGCTCGCTGGCCGCCCTCAAGTGCACCTGCTACGACTTCAAAGTCCTGATCGAGACCTACGGCGTGCGCGCCACCGATTCGCGGTGGAACCAGGACCCGCTGTACCGCGACGACCCCTGCAAGCAGTGCAAGCGGCAGTACGAGCGGGGTGACGTGTCGCTGTGCCGCTGGCACCCCAAACCTTACCACCAC